The following proteins are co-located in the Cetobacterium sp. NK01 genome:
- the gmd gene encoding GDP-mannose 4,6-dehydratase, translated as MERKIALITGITGQDGSYLAELLLDKGYDVHGIIRRASSFNTQRIEHLYIDELIEDMHKDRKIKLHYGDMTDSMSLTRIIKEIQPTEIYNLAAQSHVKVSFEVPEYTADADAVGTLRVLEAVRFLGMEKACKIYQASTSELFGKVQEVPQKETTPFYPTSPYAVAKQYGFWITKNYREAYGMFAVNGILFNHESERRGETFVTRKITLAAARIAKGYQKRLYLGNLDALRDWGHAKDYVECMWMILQHDTPEDFVIATGEQYSVREFCNYAFKEIGIELEWKGIGVEEKGYNKLTGECLIEVDPQYFRPSEVETLLGDPTKARTVLGWNPRKTSFEDLVRGMVKHDLEFVEKEHNARMIVKR; from the coding sequence ATGGAAAGAAAAATAGCTTTAATAACTGGAATAACAGGACAGGATGGATCGTATTTAGCAGAGCTTCTTTTAGATAAGGGATATGATGTACACGGAATAATAAGAAGAGCATCATCTTTTAACACTCAAAGAATAGAACATTTGTATATTGACGAACTAATAGAAGATATGCATAAAGATAGAAAAATAAAGCTACACTATGGGGATATGACAGACTCTATGAGTTTAACAAGAATAATAAAAGAGATTCAACCAACAGAAATATATAACTTAGCAGCACAATCACATGTTAAGGTATCTTTTGAAGTACCAGAGTATACAGCAGATGCAGATGCGGTTGGAACTTTAAGAGTTTTAGAGGCTGTAAGATTTTTAGGAATGGAAAAAGCTTGTAAGATATATCAAGCTTCAACATCTGAGCTATTTGGAAAGGTACAAGAAGTTCCTCAAAAAGAAACGACGCCATTTTATCCGACGTCACCATATGCAGTAGCAAAACAATATGGATTTTGGATAACTAAAAATTATAGGGAAGCTTATGGAATGTTTGCAGTAAATGGAATTCTTTTCAATCATGAATCTGAGAGAAGAGGAGAAACATTTGTAACTAGAAAGATAACTTTAGCAGCTGCAAGAATAGCGAAAGGATATCAAAAGAGATTATATCTAGGAAATCTTGATGCACTAAGAGATTGGGGACATGCAAAAGATTATGTAGAGTGTATGTGGATGATACTTCAACATGACACTCCAGAAGATTTTGTTATTGCAACAGGAGAACAATATTCAGTAAGAGAATTTTGTAACTATGCTTTTAAGGAGATAGGAATAGAATTAGAATGGAAAGGAATTGGAGTAGAGGAAAAAGGATACAATAAATTAACAGGAGAGTGTTTAATTGAAGTTGACCCACAATACTTTAGACCTTCAGAGGTTGAAACTCTTTTAGGAGATCCAACAAAAGCAAGAACAGTTTTAGGATGGAATCCAAGAAAAACATCATTTGAGGATTTAGTAAGAGGTATGGTAAAACATGATCTTGAGTTTGTAGAAAAAGAACACAATGCTAGAATGATAGTAAAGAGATAG